A single window of Onychomys torridus chromosome 8, mOncTor1.1, whole genome shotgun sequence DNA harbors:
- the Rpl26l1 gene encoding LOW QUALITY PROTEIN: 60S ribosomal protein L26-like 1 (The sequence of the model RefSeq protein was modified relative to this genomic sequence to represent the inferred CDS: inserted 1 base in 1 codon; substituted 1 base at 1 genomic stop codon): MAGRADVEGKPIRSGLRAAAPPALLLGGTNAETWLQPRGALSRFPAAGSGDSHAFCDRPEGKRHIRPCAHCTGTAITGKFHLLVTSDRSISLRSHFNVPSHVLRKTMSSRLSKELRQKYHVRSVLVRKDDEIQVVXGRYRGQQVSKTAQVYRTQXYLKQGQRETTNSMTVYVRIHPSKIDIARLEPDKDREKVLECKAKSRQLGKEKGQCRELTEDTGVK; the protein is encoded by the exons ATGGCAGGCCGAGCTGATGTGGAAGGAAAGCCCATCCGCAGTGGCCTCCGA GCTGCTGCCCCGCCCGCTCTACTACTGGGAGGGACCAACGCCGAGACCTGGCTCCAGCCGCGGGGGGCGCTGTCCCGCTTTCCTGCAGCAGGAAGTGGAGACTCGCATGCCTTCTGTGACCGCCCCGAGGGGAAACGTCATATCCGGCCCTGCGCACACTGCACCGGAACTG CGATCACCGGGAAGTTCCACCTCTTGGTGACCTCGGACCGCAGCATAAGCCTCAGAAGCCACTTCAATGTCCCTTCTCACGTGCTCCGGAAGACCATGTCTTCCCGGCTGTCCAAGGAACTGCGGCAGAAGTACCATGTCCGCTCCGTGCTTGTCCGCAAGGACGATGAGATCCAG GTGGTTTGAGGACGCTACAGAGGTCAGCAGGTCAGCAAGACAGCCCAAGTGTACAGAACTC GCTACCTCAAGCAGGGACAGCGTGAGACGACTAACAGCATGACTGTCTACGTGCGCATCCACCCCAGCAAG ATAGATATCGCCAGGCTGGAACCAGACAAAGACAGGGAAAAAGTTCTTGAATGCAAAGCCAAGTCTCGGCAGCTTGGGAAAGAGAAAGGTCAATGCAGGGAGCTCACTGAGGACACAGGAGTGAAATAG